The window CAATGATAACACCATTCTCGTCAGTGAGGAAGATGATCTGATTAATAGTTTGGCGCGATCTTAAAGAGCGGTGATAGTAATTTGAGTTTGAGTCACCAACGTCAATCCATTTGGGAAGAGAGAGAATCTTCTGCTGCGTTTTACCTTTCTCTTCACATGATGATGACACGTGTTTGAGCATTTCTCAACCGTTGGCTTATCCAGCCTTCAGTATTTCTTTTTCAAccttttcttatttataaaaaaaaaacaaaagactaaTTAAAATCCTCATTAGAACCTCTCTAacacttttcaaattttaaatgagtttcatcttttatcaaatttaaatattaattacttaataaataaaacaccATTAAAACACtaatactttttgtttttgtttttttgtggtaaaaatacttttggttttaattttgatACTCAGTTTGAGATTAAACCATTGAGATTACTCTGATACATGGTAAGATTCTCAGACAGTGTTTAaccactaaaataaataaaattaattcgaTTCTTACGTAATATTTCTACTTCCGaacgtatatttttttttccaaaaagtGTTTCTATTTTATACATTGTCATTGTCGTCATTCTAACAAGTTTCATTTTCAAATCATATATATGGAGCTTAATCATGTGATATGTGTGTTTTTGTTCTTGTTAAAGTTATTTGCTTCGGACTTTTAGATTTAAGcaatttagtttaataaaattctttttttcttaaaaaattatatgcaGATAAGTCCACTAAAGTATAAAAGtccgatatatatatatacacacacattaGGGTCTGACtagttcaaacgcagcggttgcggttgcggctgcgggcgtttgcggatgcgggtggttgcggtttctagcggttttaagagatttgtacgactggttctgcggttagaaattggtgcgtttgcgggatacttatgactggttaactaccaaatacaacagcggttaaataataaattaataatatttacattttatataattataaaaatatcaaaaattataatattataataaatatgtaaattatattttcaaagttatagttttaaatttttaaaattatagaaaatatttttttaaaaattttataatattaattaaaatataatagatatattttagtatttttataattccatttgtaaaaaaattattgaatatttttatttttgtatttatatagtttttaaagaaaaagaaaaaaaaattatcttcccgcaaccgcccgcaaccgcaaacgctagctggaaccagcttttgattttaagaggttcggagcggtttaaagcgatttgtagcggtttgtatgattgtttcgaaacgctgtcaaccgctaccaaccgcaaaagctgcgtttgcgggtggtagcggggaaaCCAATCAAGCTCTAATTATGAGTTTAGcgaattatataattttgagCAACAACTAGAAAAAAAACTCATTCAATCCCCTTTATCAACTTAAAATTGTTTAGGTTTGAATAAGATACTTATGACTAAACAAAAATCTCAAAGTAGAAACGCAAGAGAATGTGAATTTCTAAAGTCCATCGTCCTATCAAAAAGCACATTGTTCATTTTCTGATCTTGTCCCTCCAAACTTTTCTGATCTTCTCATGCTTTAGACTTGATTGATGTTGAAGAGTTTGCTGATTCCCATTATCTTTTCCCCTGCTTGTTCCAACATTACacttgtcaaaaaaaaaactaaactaaaaagATATTAAGACATTGTTCGTGAGCTGCTTAGATTAACATACCTAATACATCAATTTCCAACAGCGCAGCTTCTAGATTACGTTCCTTCACCTCGAGCTCTGACCGAAACTGTCTTACATCGGTTAAAGCATCCACGACACACTGCTTCACCTTTGCTACTTGATCAGAGATAGAGCAAGGTTGAGGAGGTTGCTTGGGCTGCAAGTTTGATGGACCAACACTTGATCTGTTTGATGCCCTAGTACGGTGAGATGGTCCTACTGCAGAAACTCGAGATTTCTTTTGTactttagtttcctttttttcttcatcttGTGACGCTTGAATCATCCTTGGCTGTGGAGTCTTATAGCCATCAAATGATGCTTCCTTTATTTAAACACAACTCTTTTTAGCATAAAAATTTCTCCAAAACAAAAGAACATGGTATGAAAATGAACTGGTGTTAACCTTGGAGCAGATCTTGAGAATAGCATTAGTTCCTCCTCTGATAGCCTCTAGTGTGAAGGAATCACCAACTTTCTTTATGCCATTGGCTACAAAACAATCTCTTAAACCTCTAATGTAGAATAGCTCACGTCCCTTCATGTCACCTAGATGTAACTTCCACTCTACGCCATCTTTGTTCACTATAGTTATCTTTCCCGCTTCATTGATCCCGTTAGCTCTTCCGAATAATGCAGGTACTCGCTTTAACAAAACTCAACCCATTTGAGACGATgacataaagaaaaaaaaaaagacaatatgTGTTGGAACTTACAACTCGACCTGACTTAAGCATGTAAGGTTTAAGTTCTAATGCCACAATCTTGTTCTGATTCATTGAAGAAGGCTCTGAGCAGTCTTCGGATTCAATCTCATCACCACCTTCAGTGTTGGGACACAACTGTAGCACAGGTTTTGTTCCGGTTTGGACAAGTTTGAATCTACGAAAAGATTCGGCTTTGATCCCATTTGCCTTGCAGAAACTTGTCCAGCCACTACGGACAAATGCTTGACCAGTTGATTTGTGGTGTGTAAGATCAAGCGTCCAAGACTTTCCATGTTCGTTTCTTAGATCGATCTCACATTGTCTGTTGTTCAGACCATTTGCCCTCGCAAATTTGCTTGGAAGATACTGCAGCATCGAGACTTGATAAATCATACGTAGCAAAATATgagaataattatattaaaaaaattcaagtgTAAGAATTAAGTTATTAACCATCTGGTTTCGACTTAGGCTTGAAGGTGTGGCGTGCGCAACAAGATAAGTGTTTTCGGATGAAGATTCTGTTTCTGTTCTTGCCCTCTTCTTCGACAAAGTTTTATCTGGATACaattcttcatcatcatcatcatcatcatcatctccaacatcttcatcatcatcataaacatcatcatcaaagatattgtgttcatcatcatcatcattagaaCGATCATTTTCAGCTTTAGAGGTAGACGAGATGAAGTTAATCTGCTGAGAGAAACTGCGTCCGAAAGGTGTAACGTTGAAAACCATGTCCCCAACGTGCATGAAGCTCAAAATGTCGTCGTTTCGGATACAGTGGTGATCAGAGAAATGTTTCCAACCGCGGCCGAACCTTTGACCGTCCAACTCAACTTCCCATGTTCTGACCGAAGCGTCTGAAGTCAGTTTCATCAGTTTCGTAGACTGAACATTACCCTTTAAGTGATTCGAAACAAACGAATCAGGAATCgtctgcaacaacaacaacaatagcaATAACCAAATTTTAGtcaaagaaacaacaacaacaataaggGAAGACAAAACCATATGTTAAACTGTAACAAACTAACAATAGAGATTATAAGAGACAGAAAGAGAAGGTACAGGGTTGGAGTTTTGTCCGGACAGATCTACGATGAAGATTGGTTTCTTGGTTGAGGAAGCCATAACTGGATCCACCATTTTTGAAGAATCTCTAAGGAACTCTTCTATGAAAAGTTGTTCCTTTGAATCCTTCTTCCTCGGCGTTATACTAATGGTTCTTTTACATTACCAAAGAATTGAAAATTGAAACTtcatttattcttttctttttacgaAGTCGTAGCCGTTCTTTACTGTAACAGATTATAAATAATGACGGAGATATTTTCtgtcattcttcttcttttttttttaaagaattttaaatttattaacttCAGAAAACATTTTTACAACCTAATgctttttttgtataaaaaaaaaattattcaatttttttaataaataaatcatcTACTTCCAAACCATATCTTCATGgtcttttcatatttgtttccaGTTATCTTTCTCAACGATGAAATCTTATTTCGAATAAACTTATTCAAAAGGATGATGAGTCGAGCCGAGGATTGAGGAGCTTCTCCCACACGACGAGTATTGAGGAGCTTCTCCCACACGACGAGTATTTCTCTGACGCCAACTAGCATAGACTGTATTTTGGAAGCAATAGCGAAAGAGAAACATGGAGGTTCTGTCTTGTAGACCCAACCTCAGTCTTTGCATCAGCTGATTCCAACGATTTGATATTTCTATGCCTGCCAGATTCCGTATCGTTCCTCGCCACACTTCACCCGCAAAAGAACACTCAAAAAATAAGTGGTCAGTTGTTTCAGAAACAGAGTTGCACAACCAGTAAGTGAAAACTGCTTGAGGATTCCACCTGAGGATCCTATCCCATGTGGATAATCTGTTGTAAGCAGCTAACCATGCGAAGAAGGAGAACTTAAAAGTAGCTTCTTTGAACCAGATTGCCTTGAACCAACAGACTTTGGGAGCTTGCGTCATGTTCAAGTTCCAAATTTGAGATGAACTGAACCCTTCCCTGAAATCATCATTCTCCCGCTTCCAAAAGACAGAGTCCTTCTGTTGATTAAGCCCGAGAGCTTGAAGCCTCATCTTGCTCAATTAACAGCAAGACAAAGGTTCTATGCCAACGCCTTCGATAGGTTTGCACCACTCTCTCCACCGTAACATGTATCGGAATTCCTAAAGCAATACAACCCATATCCCCTGTTAAATTGATCAACACCTCCGGCTGAGACCAATTATTGAGCCATCGTTGACGTCCACTCGAGAGAGCTGCATTGCAAGAGGCCGAAGCTTTCACAACTTCTTCCACATTCAAGAGCCCAAGGAAGTTGATGCCTTTATACTCCAAAAAGAACTTATCCTGATGAGGTGTTTTTGAATCCATTGAACCCACAACGATGCTCTAGATGAAAAATACGCCAAATCAACTTCAGACAAGAGACTCTGTTAACTTCCTCAAGAGATCTCAATCATAACCCACCTTCTTCTTTTGGAGAACATACATCCGACCAAGCAATTTTTGCTTTCTGCGTAGACATCACCGGATCAGACCATAGGAGAGTCGAGCATAGACtgtttattttttgaatacATTTCTTCGGGAGACGAAAAGCAGATGTCCAGAAGTTTATTAGACTATAGAGAACTGAACCTATCAGCTGTAGCCGACCATGGCGCGATGTCCAAGTGTTTATCTTAGCTCTGATTCTCGCAAGCAAGGGAGCATAGTCGGCAGCAGACATTTTCTTAGAGAGCAAAGGAAGCCCAAGAATCTCAACGGAAGAGAGTCGGCTTCAAAGGGGAACTTCTTAAGAATATCAACAGTACTATCTTCCTCTGTTACTCCTGCTAGATACAGAGTCGGCTTTTCCAAACTAATACTCATCGCTGATATCTTTGCAAACTCCTTAAACACCTCCATAATGCCTTCAATGGATTTCTTCTCCCCGTCTGAAAAAACTAGAACATCATCAGCAAAACAAAGATGAAAGGCTGAGGTCCTTGCAATAGGGGTGGAACCCTATACGCCTCTCCATAGCAGCTTTGTCCAGAAGTTTGGATAACACTTGCATGCAAATTACAAACAAGTAGGGTGATAGAGAACAACCCTGTCTCAGTCCACTTTTGCAGTTAAAATATCCGGCTAATTCACCATTGATCTGAATGGAAAAAGAAGCAAGCTCGATGCATTTCCTAATCCACATGATAAATTTCGCTGGCAGGTCCATTGCTTCGAGAACAGAAACCAGGAACGGCCACTGGACTGAATCGAAAGCCTTGGAAATGTCTATTTTAACTGCACATCTGGCTGTAACAGAGTCTTTGTGATAGTTCTTGACGAGTTCTGAAGCCAAAAGGACATTTTTCATGAGGAGCATGTCTTTAACGAATGCAAATTGATTCAAGGAGATGAAAGAAGGTAGTAACATCTTCAGACGGTTGGCCAGTATCTTGGAAATCACCTTATAGATAACATTACAACACGAGATGGGTCTATAGTCTTTCATGTATACCGCTTTATCTTTCTTGGGTATAAGAGCCAAGATAGTAGAGTTGATCCCTTTCGGGAGAAAACTCTTATCGAAAAAGGATTGCACTGCTTACACTAGGTCTCCTCCTGTGATTTTCCATGTAGCACGGAGAACTCAGCATTATAGCCATCAGGTCCCGGAGATTTGTCTGCTGCCATACTAAAGAGAACCTTCCGAATCATCTCTGCTGAAACCTCTCCAACTAGCATATTCAAATCCTGCTCTGAGCAATCAAACTTCAGTAGATCTTTTAGGGACTCCGTGTTTACACCACAGTAGTCCTCAGGTATATGGGTCATGAAACTACAGAAGTAATCCACAGCTTCGATTTTGATATCCTCCTGAGTGTCTGCAATAGAGCCGTCTCCCCGTTTAATCTCTctaataaaatttctaacttCTCGGACTTTTGCAGCTCGATGAAACGTTGTGTTGTTTCCATCACCAACCCCTAGCTAGTGGATCTTTGCTTTTTTGACTAAGGACATTTTCCTCCAGCGTCGAAAGAAAGGACCATCTCACTTGAGTAACAGACTCAGCCTCCATGTTAGCTTGAGAGGGCTTATCTAAAGTCTTGGTCTGGAGCTCAAAAACGCCTTGCAGTTATTCTTCAACAAACGTCTTGCAGTTATTTTTCGGGAACACTGAACAGCATGATGTTTTGCCAGCGACTGGTCATTTCTTTCAAAcgtatgacaaaaaaataaaagatgtaAAACTACCATATCAACTGAAATCAATGTAATATTCCATCCATTTCAAAagaatttttaatgttttatagtatgaatttaactttattaaaaaactactcaatataactaattatatttattatgtgttttataattagttaaattatttttagaactGGAGCTATGTTATATTATGGATAAAGGTAAAAGGGTTGGGAATGTTTGTGTGGAGCGAATGAAGTCGTCGCAGGAGAGTCTCTAACTCTGGAGACACAAAATAACTTGCAGTGCACGTTTTGGGCTTCTCTAAGTTGAAACTACtaaacaaaggaaaaaaaaattactaaacaaAAGACTTGTACTCAGATGGAGCAACCACCCTTTGAAACAGAGTTTCGAGGACACAAGTTTATAATGACTCTTATAATAATagtcttgatttttttattacaataatAGATCAGTGGGACTAAACGGTGGAAACAAGAGCCAAACTAATGGACTAGGAAACTACAATCTAATTCTCCAGCACAAAAAGTCTGAGACAATCATTTTTGAAACAAAGACTTCAAATTAAACAGATTTTACAAAAGTCTGGATGATCTTCAGCTCCACATTTAAACTTAGTTATTACTTGAGGATGTTGTTTGATTCCTTTGCATTTTCCTCTCTGTGTGCCAACATGGAACTGTTAGTAAATAGAGTAGAGCTAAAGATAAACTATAAGAAcatattttgatcaaaaaaaaaaaaaaaaactataagaaCATATATCAAATTAGTGAAATTACACTATCTTACCTAAGTTGTTGATTTCCTGCAATGAACCTTCTAGTTCTTGTTCTTTTGTCTTTAGCTCTTCACGAAACCGTCGGATGCTAGTTATAGTACTTACAACGCTATGTTTCACCTCAGTCAACTGATCTGAGACAGAGCAAGATTGCTTGTtctgtaagttttttttatttgcattgGTTTTGTTAGATGCCCTAGCGCGATGAGAGGGTTCTCCTTCTTCAGCTGTTTTCTCCCTTATTTCCTGACACCATTTAGCTCGTTTGTGAGCACGAGCCTCTGCTTCAAATGGTGTCTGCTCCATCTGAGTACAAGTCGTTTCACAACTTTAGGCAAAACGTAAAGTTGAACGCAAGTTATTTGAATTTCATAACTAACCTTGGAGCAGAACTTGAGCATAGGACTTTCGCCTCCTCTGATCAACTCCAAAGTTAGAGACTCCCCCGCTCTTACTCCATTCACGCCACAGAAGATTCTCCAGCCATTACGACTCATAATGTACATGTACATAATAGATACATTTGTTTTTCCAACCTTAAGCTCCATCACCCACTCATCACcctttttatctaccataattATTTTCCCCGGCTTGATGAGTCCGTTCCCTCTCGTGAAACTTGCTGGTAAATGCTgcgaaaaaaaaagatttagaatttagaaaCTCAAATTCAAGGCCGGTCCTGAACATTTGGTGAAGCATTGTCATATGGCTcccaaaattttagaaaaaaataaatatatataatcttccAAATTTgtgaaaaaattatataaatcctTACCAAATTGTTTATAACCGACCGATCTTACTCAAGTGTGATAAAGATACCATGCATAGAGGTGCGAGAAGCTACCTGTTTACCGGTCTCAAAACTGCTTGACGTAGGAGTTAAAGTCACAAACCTTGTCAGATTCTTCTTGATTTCTTTTTCTGAATCAGAAAATGAAACGTTTCAAGAATAGAAAGAGTCTCAACTGAACGTGTATGTACATTAAACCGATGATTCAGTTTCATACCTGTTTCAacactctcttcttcctcttcttggcGGCGACTACCAGAGggt of the Brassica rapa cultivar Chiifu-401-42 chromosome A03, CAAS_Brap_v3.01, whole genome shotgun sequence genome contains:
- the LOC103862073 gene encoding putative B3 domain-containing protein REM4 isoform X1 — its product is MVDPVMASSTKKPIFIVDLSGQNSNPTIPDSFVSNHLKGNVQSTKLMKLTSDASVRTWEVELDGQRFGRGWKHFSDHHCIRNDDILSFMHVGDMVFNVTPFGRSFSQQINFISSTSKAENDRSNDDDDEHNIFDDDVYDDDEDVGDDDDDDDDEELYPDKTLSKKRARTETESSSENTYLVAHATPSSLSRNQMYLPSKFARANGLNNRQCEIDLRNEHGKSWTLDLTHHKSTGQAFVRSGWTSFCKANGIKAESFRRFKLVQTGTKPVLQLCPNTEGGDEIESEDCSEPSSMNQNKIVALELKPYMLKSGRVRVPALFGRANGINEAGKITIVNKDGVEWKLHLGDMKGRELFYIRGLRDCFVANGIKKVGDSFTLEAIRGGTNAILKICSKEASFDGYKTPQPRMIQASQDEEKKETKVQKKSRVSAVGPSHRTRASNRSSVGPSNLQPKQPPQPCSISDQVAKVKQCVVDALTDVRQFRSELEVKERNLEAALLEIDVLGEKIMGISKLFNINQV
- the LOC103862073 gene encoding putative B3 domain-containing protein REM4 isoform X2 — translated: MVDPVMASSTKKPIFIVDLSGQNSNPTIPDSFVSNHLKGNVQSTKLMKLTSDASVRTWEVELDGQRFGRGWKHFSDHHCIRNDDILSFMHVGDMVFNVTPFGRSFSQQINFISSTSKAENDRSNDDDDEHNIFDDDVYDDDEDVGDDDDDDDDEELYPDKTLSKKRARTETESSSENTYLVAHATPSSLSRNQMYLPSKFARANGLNNRQCEIDLRNEHGKSWTLDLTHHKSTGQAFVRSGWTSFCKANGIKAESFRRFKLVQTGTKPVLQLCPNTEGGDEIESEDCSEPSSMNQNKIVALELKPYMLKSGRVRVPALFGRANGINEAGKITIVNKDGVEWKLHLGDMKGRELFYIRGLRDCFVANGIKKVGDSFTLEAIRGGTNAILKICSKEASFDGYKTPQPRMIQASQDEEKKETKVQKKSRVSAVGPSHRTRASNRSSVGPSNLQPKQPPQPCSISDQVAKVKQCVVDALTDVRQFRSELEVKERNLEAALLEIDVLGMLI
- the LOC103862074 gene encoding B3 domain-containing protein REM5, translating into MVNASLLSPATPHFFQPLLSGSKSHLNIPVKFFSEHIEGKHEGKTVMLRSDASEKTWKVKMEGQRLTQGWKEFVEEHVLRVGDFVVFRLERDMLFNVTALGSSNCEIQYTPSGSRRQEEEEESVETEKEIKKNLTRFVTLTPTSSSFETGKQHLPASFTRGNGLIKPGKIIMVDKKGDEWVMELKVGKTNVSIMYMYIMSRNGWRIFCGVNGVRAGESLTLELIRGGESPMLKFCSKMEQTPFEAEARAHKRAKWCQEIREKTAEEGEPSHRARASNKTNANKKNLQNKQSCSVSDQLTEVKHSVVSTITSIRRFREELKTKEQELEGSLQEINNLERKMQRNQTTSSSNN